In one Candidatus Binatus sp. genomic region, the following are encoded:
- a CDS encoding sigma-54 dependent transcriptional regulator, translating to RGRRADRRAGIGRAVHRELEGPQLKGRLLVVDDERGIVIALKGLFTKEGYEVETAQSGEEALEQVKAGLFHVIITDLSMKGMSGLELLKQVRELDPACAVLMITAFGTQRIAVEAMKAGAEDYLPKPFDNDELRLKVRKVMETQLLKRAHSQLLEQVRLETGVFENMVGRSRAMMRVFETIDKVAPTDVTVLIRGESGTGKELVARAIHFRSPRARRPFIPVNCAAFSRELVESELFGHEKGAFTGAVARREGKFEAADGGTLFLDEIGDMALETQAKLLRVLQEQKFERIGGNQPLSVDVRIIAATNQDLEAMIAQGKFREDLYYRLKVVEIRVPPIRERREDVALMVQHFIAEACQRFSAPEKQLTPEAMRACVEAPWKGNARSLKAAIEQAVILSPGAEITAEDLFAGSEPDGDHASSPAPGASNHTSAAGEGIDPALTFRAAKEKFVGDWERDFFVRALRATGGNISRAAERTGMYRQSFQQKMRELGITLADIGLAPKGDGN from the coding sequence GCGCGGCCGACGCGCCGATCGCCGCGCTGGTATCGGGCGCGCCGTCCACCGAGAGCTCGAGGGCCCGCAATTGAAAGGCCGATTGCTGGTAGTTGACGACGAGCGCGGAATCGTCATCGCGCTCAAGGGGCTCTTCACCAAGGAGGGCTACGAGGTCGAGACCGCGCAGTCGGGCGAGGAAGCGCTCGAGCAGGTCAAGGCCGGCCTGTTCCACGTGATCATCACCGATCTCAGCATGAAGGGAATGAGCGGGCTCGAATTGCTCAAGCAGGTCCGCGAACTCGATCCCGCGTGCGCCGTGCTGATGATCACCGCGTTCGGCACGCAGCGAATCGCGGTCGAAGCGATGAAGGCGGGGGCGGAGGACTACCTGCCCAAGCCGTTCGACAACGACGAGCTGCGCCTGAAAGTGCGCAAGGTGATGGAGACGCAGCTGCTCAAGCGCGCGCATAGCCAGCTGCTCGAACAGGTGCGTCTGGAGACCGGAGTTTTCGAGAATATGGTCGGGAGATCGCGCGCGATGATGCGCGTGTTCGAGACGATCGACAAGGTCGCGCCGACCGACGTAACGGTTTTGATCCGCGGCGAATCGGGCACCGGCAAGGAGCTGGTCGCACGCGCGATCCATTTCCGAAGTCCGCGCGCGCGCAGGCCGTTCATCCCGGTCAATTGCGCGGCGTTCTCGCGCGAGCTGGTCGAGAGCGAGCTGTTCGGCCACGAAAAGGGCGCCTTTACCGGCGCCGTCGCGCGCCGCGAAGGCAAATTCGAAGCGGCCGACGGCGGCACATTGTTTTTGGACGAGATCGGCGACATGGCGCTCGAGACGCAGGCCAAATTGCTGCGCGTGCTGCAGGAGCAGAAGTTCGAGCGGATCGGCGGGAATCAACCGCTGAGCGTGGACGTGCGGATAATCGCGGCGACCAATCAGGACCTCGAAGCGATGATCGCGCAGGGGAAGTTTCGCGAGGATCTCTACTACCGCCTGAAGGTGGTGGAGATTCGGGTGCCGCCGATTCGCGAGCGGCGCGAAGACGTTGCGCTGATGGTCCAGCACTTCATCGCGGAGGCGTGCCAGCGTTTCTCCGCGCCGGAGAAACAGCTTACGCCGGAGGCGATGCGCGCGTGTGTCGAGGCGCCGTGGAAAGGCAACGCGCGTTCGCTCAAGGCGGCGATCGAGCAGGCGGTGATCCTGTCGCCGGGCGCCGAGATCACCGCCGAAGATCTCTTCGCCGGCTCGGAACCGGATGGCGACCACGCGAGTTCGCCCGCGCCGGGCGCGTCGAATCACACCTCTGCGGCCGGAGAAGGGATCGACCCGGCGCTGACGTTTCGCGCGGCGAAAGAAAAATTCGTCGGCGATTGGGAACGCGATTTTTTCGTCCGCGCGCTGCGGGCGACCGGTGGCAATATCTCGCGCGCCGCGGAACGAACCGGGATGTACCGGCAAAGCTTTCAACAAAAAATGCGCGAACTCGGGATCACACTCGCGGACATCGGGCTCGCGCCCAAGGGTGACGGAAATTGA
- a CDS encoding isoprenylcysteine carboxylmethyltransferase family protein, with translation MNSTEPQSTSTVLSTMKIYPPVLAGALVLATLVLHFLLPEERTVGWYQVIGLLVVAFGAGLSCFAAAIFQARETTRNPYGEPTALVTQAPYTWTRNPMYLGVAAMLTGLAIFFSSIAMLLAPAVFFAVIDRMVIPREEETLERHFSNDYADYKSRVRRWI, from the coding sequence ATGAACTCCACCGAACCTCAGTCCACGAGCACTGTGCTCTCGACGATGAAGATTTACCCGCCGGTGCTGGCGGGCGCGCTGGTGCTGGCCACGCTGGTGCTGCACTTCCTCCTGCCCGAAGAGCGCACGGTGGGATGGTATCAGGTGATCGGCCTGCTGGTCGTTGCGTTCGGCGCGGGGCTGTCCTGCTTCGCGGCCGCGATCTTCCAGGCCCGCGAGACGACCAGGAATCCGTATGGCGAGCCGACCGCGTTGGTCACGCAGGCGCCGTACACCTGGACGCGAAACCCCATGTACCTGGGGGTCGCGGCCATGTTGACGGGACTGGCGATTTTCTTCAGTTCGATCGCGATGCTACTGGCGCCGGCGGTGTTCTTTGCGGTGATCGATCGGATGGTAATTCCGCGCGAGGAAGAAACGCTGGAGCGGCACTTCAGCAATGATTACGCCGATTACAAAAGTCGCGTCCGGCGTTGGATCTGA
- a CDS encoding PspA/IM30 family protein codes for MLSRLFKLIGGKFSRWIKAREARDPEAVYESAISDRVRRYHQLKTAAAGVIYMRNKLERELREKLAEMKEVDEEAGQAADMNEDQCALILIQRKHILDGDCTRLREELGELTSEAEDAKKNLIAFKGEIEKLKVEKVRMIARLKNAQARVRIQRALEEISYDDDVRALEEVRESIQRMLAQAGVNHEIAGSELGDKLEAIRQRNAETKAEIELADLKRKRRLPLAPMDIFTAAANAAANGEVKHAS; via the coding sequence GTGTTGTCAAGATTATTCAAATTGATCGGAGGCAAGTTCAGCCGCTGGATTAAGGCGCGCGAGGCGCGCGACCCCGAGGCGGTGTACGAGTCCGCAATCTCGGATCGGGTGCGGCGCTATCATCAGCTCAAGACCGCGGCGGCCGGCGTCATCTACATGCGCAACAAGCTCGAGCGCGAGCTGCGCGAAAAGCTCGCCGAGATGAAGGAAGTCGATGAAGAAGCGGGGCAGGCCGCCGACATGAACGAGGATCAATGCGCGCTGATTCTGATTCAGCGCAAGCATATCCTCGACGGCGATTGCACGCGGCTGCGCGAAGAGCTCGGCGAACTGACTTCGGAAGCCGAGGACGCGAAGAAGAATTTGATCGCGTTCAAGGGCGAGATCGAGAAGCTCAAGGTCGAAAAGGTGCGAATGATCGCGCGGCTGAAGAACGCGCAGGCGCGGGTCCGAATCCAGCGCGCGCTCGAGGAGATTTCGTACGACGACGACGTCCGCGCGCTCGAAGAAGTGCGCGAGTCGATTCAGCGGATGCTCGCGCAGGCGGGCGTCAATCACGAAATCGCCGGCTCCGAACTCGGCGACAAGCTCGAGGCGATCCGTCAGCGCAACGCCGAGACCAAGGCCGAGATCGAGCTTGCGGACTTGAAGCGCAAGCGCCGGCTGCCGCTGGCGCCGATGGATATCTTTACCGCCGCCGCCAACGCAGCCGCCAACGGCGAGGTCAAGCACGCGAGCTGA
- a CDS encoding competence/damage-inducible protein A, protein MIQSAVILSTGDEITSGKVVDTNANYLADKLSEIGIDLVAVITVGDVPERLEWAWRTAVGMGDVVISTGGIGPTADDLTTETVARVAGVKLLRDEATVEHMQRMFAAIGRPMPENNLKQALFPEAATVIENPLGTAPGFRMPVRLSGHTAHLIVLPGVPREMKPMMENTVIPWISANRGTDKVYAVRVFQTFGMSESALDEAVAGLIKPEEAKVSFRASFPQISLKIRVEGQPGEVDRRIEELSARVREKISQFVYAEGDTTMEEVVGRLFIERKFTLAVAESCTGGLIGHRITNVPGCSQYFKGDLVTYSSDVKSGVLGVSQQTLKTHGAVSEECVREMAAGVRQRTGASVSVATSGIAGPDGGTPDKPVGTVCIALSADDRGVTRRYQFRGTRDWVKLITSQVALDWLRRYALGLPIADSTLFRR, encoded by the coding sequence ATGATTCAAAGCGCTGTGATTCTTTCAACCGGCGACGAAATCACCAGCGGCAAGGTCGTCGATACCAACGCCAACTACCTTGCCGACAAGCTCTCGGAAATTGGAATCGATCTGGTCGCGGTGATTACCGTCGGCGACGTTCCCGAGCGTCTGGAATGGGCATGGCGCACAGCCGTCGGGATGGGCGACGTCGTCATCTCGACCGGCGGCATCGGACCGACCGCCGACGACCTGACCACCGAAACCGTTGCGCGCGTCGCGGGCGTGAAATTGTTGCGCGACGAGGCCACCGTCGAACACATGCAGCGCATGTTTGCGGCGATTGGCCGCCCCATGCCCGAGAACAACCTCAAGCAGGCGCTCTTTCCTGAAGCTGCAACGGTCATCGAGAACCCGCTCGGCACCGCGCCGGGCTTCAGGATGCCGGTGCGGCTCTCCGGCCATACCGCGCATCTGATCGTCCTGCCCGGCGTGCCCCGCGAAATGAAACCGATGATGGAAAATACGGTGATACCGTGGATCTCCGCCAATCGCGGCACCGACAAAGTTTACGCGGTTCGCGTCTTCCAGACCTTCGGGATGAGCGAGTCGGCGCTCGACGAAGCGGTGGCGGGATTGATCAAACCGGAAGAGGCCAAGGTCTCGTTCCGCGCGAGCTTCCCGCAGATTTCGCTGAAGATCAGAGTCGAGGGACAACCCGGCGAAGTCGATCGCAGGATCGAAGAGCTGTCGGCGCGGGTGCGCGAGAAAATCTCGCAGTTCGTTTACGCCGAAGGCGATACCACGATGGAGGAAGTCGTCGGCCGCCTGTTCATAGAAAGGAAATTTACCCTGGCGGTCGCCGAATCATGCACCGGCGGGCTGATCGGGCATCGCATCACCAACGTTCCCGGCTGCTCGCAATATTTCAAGGGCGACCTCGTCACCTATTCCAGCGACGTGAAGTCCGGCGTGCTCGGCGTTTCGCAGCAGACGCTGAAAACGCACGGCGCCGTGAGCGAGGAATGCGTGCGCGAGATGGCGGCCGGCGTTCGCCAACGCACTGGCGCGAGCGTGTCGGTCGCGACCTCGGGCATCGCGGGCCCCGACGGCGGCACACCGGACAAGCCGGTCGGCACGGTTTGCATCGCGCTGTCCGCCGACGATCGGGGCGTGACCCGCCGCTACCAGTTCCGCGGCACTCGCGACTGGGTGAAACTGATCACCTCGCAGGTCGCGCTCGACTGGTTGCGGCGCTACGCGCTGGGTCTGCCGATCGCGGACTCGACGCTGTTCCGGCGCTAG
- a CDS encoding phosphatidylglycerophosphatase A, producing MLSSRNPFYPMRSLIIFFATGIYSGYSPIAPGTAGSVVGLAVVWLGFGPLWMHSPALCLIVFAIAFAIACWISDRAEKIFDQHDDSRIVIDEVLGMAATMFGNPLTVGCLILGFILFRAADVIKPWPANLIDRRVRNGAGVMLDDLAAAIYANIVLQVIVRVL from the coding sequence ATGCTATCTTCGCGCAATCCGTTTTACCCGATGCGCTCGCTTATCATCTTCTTCGCCACTGGAATCTATTCGGGTTACTCCCCGATTGCGCCGGGAACCGCGGGCTCGGTGGTCGGGCTGGCGGTAGTATGGCTGGGGTTCGGCCCGCTCTGGATGCATTCGCCGGCGCTGTGCTTAATCGTCTTCGCGATCGCGTTTGCGATCGCGTGCTGGATTTCCGATCGCGCCGAGAAAATATTCGATCAGCACGACGACTCGCGCATCGTGATCGATGAAGTGCTCGGCATGGCCGCCACGATGTTCGGCAATCCGCTGACAGTCGGCTGTCTGATCCTGGGATTCATTCTGTTTCGAGCGGCCGACGTGATTAAACCGTGGCCGGCGAACCTGATCGATCGCCGCGTGCGCAACGGCGCAGGCGTCATGCTGGATGATTTGGCCGCGGCGATTTATGCCAATATCGTGCTGCAAGTGATCGTGCGCGTGCTCTGA